The Curtobacterium herbarum genome contains the following window.
TCCTGCTCGGGGACGGGGCGGGCGCGGCGGTCGTCGGTCCGAGCGAGACCGCCGGCATCGGCCCGAGCATCTGGGGCTCCGACGGCTCGAAGTGGGACGCGATCGGCATGACCGCGACCTACAACGAGTGGGAGGCCGGCGCACCCCGCCCGACCATGCGCCAGGCCGGTCAGACGGTCTTCCGCTGGGCCGTCTGGGAGATGGTGAAGGTCGCCCGCCAGGCGCTCGAGGCGGCCGGCGTCCGCGCCGACCAGCTCGCCGCGTTCGTGCCGCACCAGGCGAACATCCGGATCATCGACGAGTTCGCGAAGCAGCTCGGCATCCCGGACACGGTGGCCATCGCCCGCGACATCACCACCACTGGCAACACCTCCGCCGCGAGCATCCCGCTCGCCACGCACCGCCTGCTCGCCGAGCACCCGGAACTGTCGGGCGGACTCGCCCTGCAGATCGGGTTCGGCGCCGGACTCGTGTTCGGCGCGCAGGTGGTCGTCCTCCCCTAGTCCCACGCGCCTCCGGGCGCGGGCGCGGCCCGTGCCCTAGGCTGTCCCACGGTCAAACGACACCCCCCTCAAGGAGAACACTCATGGCCCTGTCCAACGAAGAAGTCCTCGCCGGCCTGGCCGAGCTGATCAACGACGAGACCGGTATCGCTACCGACACCGTCGCCGCAGACAAGTCGTTCACCGACGACCTCGACATCGACTCCATCTCGATGATGACCATCGTCGTGAACGCCGAAGAGAAGTTCGACGTCAAGATCCCCGACGAAGAGGTCAAGAACCTCAAGACCGTCGGCGACGCCGTCGACTTCATCGTCAAGGCCCAGGCCTGAAACGAGCTTCCTGAGCGCCGCGGGCTGCTGACCCTCCAGTCATGGCCCGCGGCGCTCGTCTTGTCCCTCGCAGAAAGAACCGTCGTTCATGACCAAGAGAACCGTCGTCGTCACCGGGATCGGTGCGATCAGTCCCCTCGCTGCGACCGCCAAGGAATCCTGGGCGGCCCTGCTCGCCGGTGAGTCCGGCATCAGCCGCATCGAAGACCCGCGCTACGCCGAGCTGGAGCTCCCCGTCGAGTTCGCCGGTCAGGCGCGTCGCTTCGTCACCGACCAGCTCACCCGTCCCGAGTCGAAGCGGCTCGACCCGTCCTCGCAGCTGTCGCTCATCGCGGCGCGCGAAGCCTGGGCCGACGCCGGCATCGACGCCGAGTCCGTCGTCCCCGAGCGTCTCATCGTCGACTGGGCGACC
Protein-coding sequences here:
- a CDS encoding acyl carrier protein, with amino-acid sequence MALSNEEVLAGLAELINDETGIATDTVAADKSFTDDLDIDSISMMTIVVNAEEKFDVKIPDEEVKNLKTVGDAVDFIVKAQA